One Mycolicibacterium fortuitum subsp. fortuitum genomic window carries:
- the rplQ gene encoding 50S ribosomal protein L17, giving the protein MPKPTKGARLGGSSSHQKAILANLATSLFEHGRIKTTEPKARALRPYAEKLITHAKKGELHNRREVMKKIRDKDVVHVLFAEIGPFFADRNGGYTRIIKVENRKGDNAPMAVIELVREKTVTSEADRARRAAAAQAKAAEAEAPKAEEAPKAEAEEVKVEAAEEAPADEAASEDDAKS; this is encoded by the coding sequence ATGCCCAAGCCCACCAAGGGTGCTCGCCTCGGCGGGTCGTCCTCACACCAGAAGGCGATCCTGGCCAACCTGGCCACCTCGCTGTTCGAGCACGGTCGCATCAAGACGACCGAGCCTAAGGCACGGGCGCTGCGTCCGTACGCCGAGAAGCTGATCACCCATGCCAAGAAGGGTGAGCTGCACAACCGGCGCGAGGTCATGAAGAAGATCCGCGACAAGGACGTCGTGCACGTTCTGTTCGCCGAGATCGGACCGTTCTTCGCTGACCGCAACGGCGGCTACACCCGCATCATCAAGGTCGAGAACCGCAAGGGCGACAACGCCCCCATGGCGGTCATCGAGCTGGTGCGGGAGAAGACCGTGACCTCCGAGGCAGACCGCGCTCGCCGCGCCGCTGCTGCGCAGGCCAAGGCTGCCGAGGCCGAGGCTCCCAAGGCCGAAGAGGCTCCCAAGGCTGAAGCCGAGGAAGTCAAGGTCGAGGCAGCCGAAGAGGCTCCGGCCGACGAGGCGGCTTCCGAGGATGACGCCAAGTCCTAA
- the truA gene encoding tRNA pseudouridine(38-40) synthase TruA has protein sequence MPVIDSGGGHVALVRLRLDVAYDGTDFAGWAVQAGQRTVAGVIDEALSTVFRTPVVTRTAGRTDTGVHATGQVAHVDVPADALPHAYPRSTRAGDAEFTPLVRRLGRLLPTDVRIRDVVRAPTGFDARFSALRRHYTYRLSLAPYGVEPAEARFVTPWSKSLDLDAMAEASRKLLGLNDFAAFCRHRPGATTIRDLQRLEWVRDGHYVTAYVTADAFCWNMVRSLVGAMLAVGEGRRSAEWTAGLLSETGRSSDFAAAPARGLTLVQVDYPPDDQLVSRNTVTRDVRTL, from the coding sequence ATGCCCGTCATCGATTCCGGTGGCGGGCATGTCGCATTGGTCCGCCTGCGGCTCGACGTGGCCTACGACGGCACCGATTTCGCGGGTTGGGCGGTACAGGCCGGTCAACGCACGGTCGCCGGGGTGATCGACGAGGCGCTCTCCACGGTGTTTCGCACACCCGTGGTGACGCGGACCGCGGGCCGAACCGACACCGGTGTCCATGCCACCGGTCAGGTCGCCCACGTGGATGTCCCGGCCGATGCACTTCCGCACGCCTACCCGCGCAGCACTCGGGCAGGCGACGCCGAATTCACCCCGCTGGTACGGCGTTTGGGACGGTTGCTGCCAACCGACGTCCGGATCCGCGACGTGGTGCGAGCCCCTACGGGCTTCGACGCCAGGTTCTCCGCACTCCGACGGCACTACACCTATCGACTGAGCCTCGCCCCCTACGGGGTCGAGCCGGCCGAGGCGCGGTTCGTCACGCCGTGGTCCAAATCTCTGGACCTCGATGCGATGGCCGAGGCCTCGCGGAAGTTGCTCGGGCTCAACGATTTCGCGGCGTTCTGCCGTCACCGCCCGGGTGCCACCACGATTCGCGACCTGCAGCGGTTGGAATGGGTGCGCGACGGTCATTACGTGACTGCGTATGTCACCGCAGACGCCTTCTGCTGGAACATGGTTCGGTCGCTGGTCGGCGCGATGCTGGCCGTGGGGGAGGGCAGGCGTTCAGCCGAATGGACAGCGGGACTGCTGAGCGAGACCGGCAGATCCAGTGATTTCGCTGCCGCCCCGGCCCGCGGGCTCACCCTCGTGCAGGTCGACTACCCGCCCGACGATCAACTGGTCAGCCGCAACACGGTCACCCGGGACGTGCGTACGCTCTGA